AGGCCGCTGTACTTCTCCATGCGGGGACGGTAGTTGATCAGCCGTGCATGGCCGGGTTCAGGCCGATGCCACCGATCGGGTCCGCTCCGTCATCAGGAACAGCAGGACGGTGCCGAGCACCGCGCCGCCGAGCACCTTGGCCAGCTCGGTGAACGCGTCCAGCACGGGCAACCCGCTCCCGCCGAGCGGGGTGCCGCCCAGCACGACGACCAAGCTCCACAGGCCCAACGAGAACATCGCGCCGCTGCCCAGCCACGCCGCCGCCAGCGGTCCCCAGCCGTTGCGGCCGCGCGCGAGCATCTGCATGCCGATCGCGGCGGCCAGCGCGAAGGCGTTGAGATCGACCACCGCGACGCCGAGCGCGAGCACCGTCCCCAGGTTCACCAGAACGATCTGCAGCCCCTCCGTGGGCGACGGAGGTTGTTGTCCCGCAACGAAAAGCGGGGTCCACCGGGCTCGGGCGTAGAGCACGAAGGCGATCGCGAGCAGTACGCCCTGCAGACTGAACCCGGAGTAGACCACCGTGTAGACCCACGGCTGCACGGGACCCGCGCCCGGCGAGACGTCGCCCTCGGTCAGCGCGGCGACCGGCGTCGCGATCGCGATCGGCCCCAGCAGCCCGGTGGCGATCCACATCGGGAAGACCACCGACCACGCGGGCAGCCGCATGCCCCACGAGTGGGTCAGAACGAGCGCGACGACGACCGCGACGGCGTCCATCGCCGCGGTGAGAGCGTTGAGCGCGAGCATGCTCGGCTCGCGCAGCACCGCCGGGTCGGAGAACCCGATCCCGCTTCCGCTCAACCACAGGACCTTGAGCGCGAGGTACGGGAGGGCGCACAGCACCGCCGCGTAGCCGATGATCAACCGCGTCTTCATGCGGTCAAGCATCCGATCGCGCCGGGTGAGGTGGCTCCCGCACGCGAGTGGGCCGCCTCCCCCACGAGGGGGAGACGGCCCACGGCGGGAGAACTACTGGCAGCGCTCCAGGATGAGCTCGCGCACGCGCTTGGCGTCGGCCTGTCCCTTGGTGGCCTTCATGACCGCGCCGACGACCGCGCCCGCGGCCTGCACCTTGCCGCCGCGGATCTTCTCCGCGATGTCCGGCTGCGCCGCCAGGGCCTCGTCCACCGCCGCGATCAGCGCGGAGTCGTCGGAGACGACCTTCAGCCCGCGCGCGGCGACGACCTCGTCCGGCTCACCCTCCCCGGCCAGCACGCCGTCGACGACCTGCCTGGCCAGCTTGTTGGTCAGCGCGCCCTCGGAGATCAGCGCGATCACCCTGGCCAGCTGGGCGGGCGTGATCGGCAGCGCGTCCAGCTCGACGCCGCGGCTGTTGGCCTGCTGCGCCAGGTAGGACACCCACCACGAGCGCGCCTCGTCCGCGGGCGCCCCGGCGTCCACAGTGGACGCGATGAGGTCCAGCGCGCCCGCGCTGACCAGGTCGCGCAGCTCCAGGTCGGAGAGGTTCCACTCCTGCTGCACGCGCTTGCGACGCTCCCACGGCAGCTCGGGCAGCGTGGTGCGCAGCTCCTCGACCCACTCGCGGGAGGGCGCGACCGGCACCAGGTCCGGCTCCGGGAAGTACCGGTAGTCCTCGGCGGTCTCCTTGCGGCGACCGGCGGAGGTGGTGCCGGTGGCCTCGTCGAAGTGCCGCGTCTCCTGGACGATCTCGCCGCCCTCGACCAGGATCGCCGCGTGGCGCCGCATCTCGTAGCGCACCGCGCGCTCGACGCTGCGCAGCGAGTTGACGTTCTTGGTCTCGGTGCGCGTGCCGAAGACGCTGGCGCCCTTGGGCATCAGCGACACGTTGGCGTCGCAGCGCAGCGAACCCTGGTCCATCCGCACGTCCGAGACGTCCAGCGCGCGCAGCAGG
The window above is part of the Allokutzneria albata genome. Proteins encoded here:
- the gatB gene encoding Asp-tRNA(Asn)/Glu-tRNA(Gln) amidotransferase subunit GatB; this translates as MTTTDTSDLLDYDEVVERFDPVLGLEVHVELHTNTKMFCGCPTTFGAEPNTQVCPTCLGLPGSLPVVNGKGVESAIRIGLALNCEIAQWCRFARKNYFYPDQPKNFQTSQYDEPIAYNGHLDVVLEDGEVFRVEIERAHMEEDTGKSLHVGGSTGRIHGADYSLLDYNRAGVPLIEIVTKPVVGAGARAPEIAKAYVGALRDLLRALDVSDVRMDQGSLRCDANVSLMPKGASVFGTRTETKNVNSLRSVERAVRYEMRRHAAILVEGGEIVQETRHFDEATGTTSAGRRKETAEDYRYFPEPDLVPVAPSREWVEELRTTLPELPWERRKRVQQEWNLSDLELRDLVSAGALDLIASTVDAGAPADEARSWWVSYLAQQANSRGVELDALPITPAQLARVIALISEGALTNKLARQVVDGVLAGEGEPDEVVAARGLKVVSDDSALIAAVDEALAAQPDIAEKIRGGKVQAAGAVVGAVMKATKGQADAKRVRELILERCQ